Proteins from one Stenotrophomonas aracearum genomic window:
- a CDS encoding GlsB/YeaQ/YmgE family stress response membrane protein — protein MGIIIWLIVGGIVGWLASIIMRRDAQQGIILNIVVGIVGALIAGFLFGGNINDGISLWSFLYSLIGAVILLAIVNLFTRKRIR, from the coding sequence ATGGGCATCATCATCTGGTTGATCGTCGGTGGCATCGTGGGCTGGCTGGCCAGCATCATCATGCGTCGCGACGCGCAGCAGGGCATCATCCTGAACATCGTGGTCGGCATCGTGGGTGCGTTGATTGCAGGGTTCCTGTTCGGCGGCAACATCAACGACGGCATTTCGCTGTGGTCGTTCCTGTACTCGCTGATCGGCGCGGTGATCCTGCTTGCCATCGTGAACCTGTTTACGCGCAAGCGCATCCGGTAA
- the xth gene encoding exodeoxyribonuclease III gives MKIASWNVNSLNVRLPHLEQWLTAFAPDVVGIQETKMEDHKFPDAVLAGLGYRSVFAGQKTYNGVALLSREPAQDVQIGIPGFEDEQKRVIAGTVNGVRIINLYVVNGQDVGTDKYEYKLRWLEAVHAWVAAELAKYPELVVMGDFNIAPEGRDTHDPLVWNENHILTSTAERGALNKLLQLGLHDAFRLHSEEEGVFSWWDYRAAGFRRNLGLRIDLTLVSDALKARALASGIDREPRTWDRPSDHAPAWVQLG, from the coding sequence ATGAAAATCGCCTCCTGGAACGTCAACTCCCTCAACGTGCGCCTGCCGCACCTGGAACAATGGCTCACGGCGTTCGCGCCGGACGTGGTCGGGATCCAGGAAACCAAGATGGAGGACCACAAGTTCCCCGACGCGGTGCTGGCCGGGCTCGGCTACCGCAGCGTTTTCGCCGGGCAGAAGACCTACAACGGCGTCGCGCTGCTCTCGCGCGAACCGGCCCAGGACGTGCAGATCGGCATTCCCGGCTTCGAGGACGAGCAGAAGCGCGTCATCGCCGGCACCGTCAACGGCGTGCGCATCATCAACCTGTACGTGGTCAACGGCCAGGACGTGGGCACCGACAAGTATGAGTACAAGCTGCGCTGGCTTGAAGCGGTGCACGCCTGGGTCGCCGCCGAACTGGCGAAGTACCCGGAGCTGGTGGTGATGGGCGACTTCAACATCGCCCCGGAAGGGCGCGACACCCACGACCCGCTGGTCTGGAACGAGAACCACATCCTCACTTCCACCGCCGAACGCGGCGCGCTCAACAAGCTGCTGCAGCTGGGCCTGCACGACGCGTTCCGCCTGCACAGCGAAGAAGAAGGCGTGTTCAGCTGGTGGGACTACCGCGCCGCCGGTTTCCGCCGCAACCTGGGCCTGCGCATCGACCTGACCCTGGTCTCCGACGCGCTCAAGGCACGCGCACTGGCCTCGGGTATCGATCGCGAACCGCGCACCTGGGACCGGCCGAGCGACCATGCCCCGGCGTGGGTGCAGCTGGGCTGA